The nucleotide window CTTCAGAGAAAAACCGAAAGACAGCTGCACTATCGGTATGGTGGTAATGAAATTCATCTCCACGTTCTTGCCGACCACGACCATGGGGATGGATGCCTTCAGGTTTATACCCGCTTTCTCAAACTCTTTACGGGCCTGCCCCGATATGATGTTTGTGAGCTCTCCGATCGCATCGACCACATCCGGAGTAACGCTCGAGCACTCATCACCAACCAGTGTCTGGAAAACAAACATTGCGCCTTTTTCTCTGAAGCTGATCGTAATGGTCCCCTTCTTATCGCCCACAAGTCCCATTATACCCGTCACATCGCCTGACGTGGTTCTTTCCGTTTTCAACACAGGCTTATTCAAGCTTACATCGAGGTTAAGCATGGTTTTGAAAACCGATTGCGCTGCCATAATAAATGGGTTTATGTATTTGACGTCCATGACATCCTCCGCTTCTTAATTTATTTTCCGACTTTTGCTTTTGCTTTGTCTATGGCTTCGCGCAGTTTGTCCGGCGTAAAGGGCTTTACAATGTAGTTGTCGACTCCTGATTTTATGGCTTCCATGATATTGTCCTTTTGCGCTTCGGCAGTGACCATGATGAAGGGTATCTTTTTTATGGCTTCGTCTGACTTGCAGGCCTTCAGAAATTCGATTCCTGTCATTTCAGGCATGATCCAATCGCTGATGATGAGATCAACACTATCACTCTTCAATATCGTCAGGGCATGTTTACCGTTCTCCGCCTCCAGCACATTGTCGAGATTTATCTGTTTAAGCACATTTTTGATGATCTTGCGCATGGTAGCGAAATCGTCAACAACAAGGACCTTCATGAATGACCTCCGGGTTTGTTAGTATGAGCACATTCTAAACTAAATATATTTATCGTGTAAAGGGGAATAAACTTAATGACAAATGCCGCAATTGACGAAATATTTTTCTTTTTCCCGGTTACAAAAAACACCCTGTTTTACGCGGTCCATCGCGCCTCGGAAACCGATTCGTAAGAAGGTCGCTTCAACAATCCGATTGACAATTGGTCAGGATTAATTTTACATTACGAAAATGAAATCGATTACGTACAAAGACTCCGGCGTCGATATCAAGAAGGCCGACAATCTTCTTGACGATATTAAAACAAAGATTCAAGGGACCTTCACTCCCCACGTCCTGAACAATATCGGCGCATTTGCGGCGTTGACCGAGGTGCCGAAGGAATACGAAAACCCTGTCATGGTAAGTTCAACGGATGGGGTGGGAACCAAGCTGAAGATAGCCTTTATGTCGGGCAAACATTCGACGGTGGGTATCGATCTCGTGGGCATGAGTGTGAACGATATCCTCACGCTTGGCGCCCGGCCGTTATTCTTTTTGGACTACTACGCCTCGGGGCGGATCGAGGACCGCGTGTACAAGGAGGTCATCTCCGGGATTTGCGATGGCTGCCTCATGGCGGGATGCGCGCTCATCGGCGGTGAGACCGCGGAGATGCCTTCTTTCTATCAGGATGGAGAGTATGATCTTGCAGGTTTTGCCGTGGGCATGGTGGACAAGAACAAGATCATAGACGGCTCGTCGATTGAAAAAGGGGATGTGCTTGTCGGTCTCGCATCGAACGGCCTCCACAGTAACGGATATTCCCTGGTAAGAAAGGTGCTCTTTGACGTGCACAAACTCGATATTCATGCCGGGTGGGAAGGGGCCGATACAGCTCTTTATGAGGAGCTCTTAATGCCCACGAGAATCTATGTAAAACCCGTGCTGGACGTGCTCGCCCGTTTCAAAGTGAAGGGCATGGTCCACATCACCGGCGGCGGACTGCCCGGCAATATCAAGCGAGTGATTCCTCAAGGTCTCGCCGCGCTCATACACGTCTCGCCCGACTCGATTCCTCACATCTTTCGTTTTATCATGAAGCTCGGAAACATCGATTTTCAGGAGATGTGCTCAACATTCAATATGGGATGCGGCTACGTGCTGGTCGTGGGAAAGGATGAGGCAGAATCGATGATCGCCCGCTTCAATGAGCTCGGAGAACAGGCATACCTCCTCGGCCACATCGAACAATCCAAAGACGGCGATAAAGTACGCATCATAGACTAAAGTTCATACGCGAGCGGACATCCCTGGCATACTGGCGGCCGCTTGCAGAAACGCTGTCCCAGACAAACAATCAACGCGTGAAACTCGTTGAATAGATACGTGTCGTGGGGAAGATTCTCCATGAAAAACCTTTGTACATCGTCGTAGTCATCCCGTCCATGGTAGAGTCCGTGGTTTTCCAGGAATCTCTTTGTGTACGCGTCAATCACGAAGATCGGTTTATTGAGCGCATAGAGTATGATGCTGTCGGCCGTCTCCCTCCCGATACCACTGATGCCAAGGAATATCTCTCTCATATCATAAGTGTCTATATCTTGTAAATTAGCTATGTTAGCATCAAATATATCATGTAATACATTAACTATGTTTTTTAACCTGTTAGCTTTAATATTATAGAATCCGGAAGACCTGATAAGCTCTGCCAGCCTATCCTGTTCCATGGTATAGATCGAGCGTATATCGAGTGCATCATTTTGCTTGAGATTTTGAATGGCCTTTTCTACGTTCTTCCACGATGTGCTCTGTGTGAGAACAGCCCCGACAACCATCTCAAAATCGTGCTCACCCGGCCACCAGTTTCTTTTGCCGAATGCGGCAAGGAGACTATCAAAAATACGAAGAAGTCTCTTTCTCATCATCTTTTTGTTTTGAGCGCGCATATCAAGGCTCATAATGTAGCACACACGTAGGGCGCGTCAAAAGCAATTATGTCTTGCAATCAAAATTGCCCTGTGATAATAACATACACGAACTCACGAGGTTCAGCCTACAAGGGAAGTGAAGTGAGATACTTCCGCTGTCCCGCAACTGTGATGGGTAAGACTCAAAGCCCCTAAGCCAGGAAACCTTGGGTTGAATGACTTGAGACAATGTCCTTACGAGGTATAAGGGGTTGCTCGACGAAACCAATAATCGCATTTCCTTTAAATCTACTCCGTTTCTTACGGGTTCAACGACCTGTGCCTAAGGAATCGTCTCATAGAGATAGATTTGCCTGTGACGCATGGCGAAAAGGCCCCCGAGGGAAACAACTAGTGCGCTATGGGAACGGGCACGTCAACTGTCCCGCGCGAGGTGTTGGCATATGAAGAAGATAGTATTGATCTTAGGCGGAGCCGCAAGCGGCAAAAGCACCTTTGGCCTCGCTCAAGCGTCACAAGTTGCCGGCCAAAAAGCCTTCATTGCGACAGCTCAGGCGCTGGACAAAGAAATGCTCGTCAAAATAGAAAGACACAAACAGGAGCGCGGGCGAGAGTGGGATACGTACGAAGAGCCTGTCCGGATAGCCGATCTCGTTGGGAGGATTGGTGAGCTGTATGAGGTGACCCTCATCGATTGCCTTACCCTCTGGACGTCGAATATCATGCACGCAGGTTTCGATCTCAAAGACGAAGTGGAAGGCCTCGTACATGCCATTACGAAGAAATCGTCTCATCTTAATTACATCATCTCGAATGAGGTAGGTATGGGCCTTGTTCCTGAAACTCCCCTTGGAAGGGCATATCGGGAGAATCTGGGTTTTGTGAATCGAAGGGTTGCCTCCGTTGCAACTGAGGTCTATCTGCTGGCAGCGGGGATTCCCATAAAGATAAAGGAGACTGAAGAATGAAAGCGTTACGGATTGAGCCGGTACAAAGTGATTTGTTGAACAAGGCACAGCAGCGACTTGACAACCTGACCAAGCCTCAGGGTAGCCTCGGCAGACTTGAAGAATTTGCTCGCACCCTCGTGGCGATAACGGGTACTCCCCTGCCCTCGCTCCTCGCGAAGAAGGCGATCTTTACCTTTGCGGCGGATCATGGCGTTGTCGAAGAAGGGGTCTCTTTGTATCCCAAAGAAGTGACCATACAAATGGTGCATAATTTTCTCACGGGCGGCGCGGCCATCAATGTGCTTTCCCGTCATGCCGGCATAGACGAGATCGTTGTTGATGTTGGAGTCGATCACGATTTTGGAGGCGAAAAAGACCTCCTCATAAGAAAGGTCGTCCGGGGAACTAAGAATATGGCAAAAGGCCCTGCCATGACCAGAGAGGAGGCGGAAAAATCTATAGATACAGGCATCGACATTGCTCTCGACTACGCGGGGAAAGGATATCAAATGTTCGGTACGGGCGAGATGGGCATAGGGAATACCACGCCATCGAGCGCGATTGCGGCGGTACTCACCGATACAGCCGTCTCAGAGGTGACAGGCAGGGGCACGGGTATTCCCGATGAGACGCTCGCATTAAAAATACAGGTGATCGAACGCGCGATTGCCCTCAACAAACCGAACCGCGATGATCCTATCGACGTACTCGCAAAAGTCGGCGGCGCGGAGATAGGCGCTATCGCTGGCCTCATCCTCGGGGCCGCATCACGTCGGATACCTGTGGTCGTAGACGGCTTCATCTCAACGGCCGGGGCTCTTCTCGCCTATTGCCTTAACCTCGCAACAAAGGACTATATGTTTGGCGCGCACAATTCGGTGGAAAAAGGACACATCGTTATGCTCAAGAAGATCGGTCTTGATCCCGTACTTGACCTCGGGATGCGTCTCGGTGAGGGCACGGGAGCGGCACTCGCTATGTTCATTATTGAAGCTGGACTCAAGATTTATCGTGAGATGGCCACCTTTGACGAGGCGGGCGTCTCAAGAGAACTGACATAGCAATGAAAGCGCTCACAGCAGCCTTCCAGTTCTTGACCATCGTTCCTGTCAGAACCAAGAAAGTACCATCTGAAAAAGACCTTGTCGGCTCGTCCGTTTTTTTTCCTTTTGTGGGCGCAACTCAGGGACTCGTTCTCGCGATCTGTTGCCTTGTCTTTTTGAAGATTTTCTCCCCCGAAATAGTAGCGGCTCTTGTGATCATTGTCTATGCGGTCGTAACAGGGGCGTTTCACCTGGATGGGCTTTCAGACACCTTTGATGCGCTGGCTGTGCGCTCTTCCGGAAATGTGGGCTCCGACAGGGTAAAAAGGCTCGCGGTCATGAAGGACAGCACGACCGGCGCAATAGGAAGCGTCTCTCTTATCCTCTGTCTCCTTTTCAAATATCTTTTGCTCAGGGAAACTCTGGCGGCAGACCATGCTCTACACAAATACCTGGTCCTTTTCCTCACGCCTGTGTTCTCCAAATGGATCATGGTTCGGGCCATGTATCGGGTAAAAAGCGCCCGTGATGACGGGATAGGAAGGATCTTCCTGGCGCACGTGAGGTTGAGACATTTTGTGTTGGCCACTGTAGTCTTTCTCGTGATCGGTCTTACGGCCGGTCTGATATGGAGCCATACCGTGCTCACCTCGTTTGGGCGAGGCATAGGCTCTTTCGCCTTGTTCTTCTGCCTGGCAGTCACCGTAACGCTTTCTGTGGGTTTCTTGTTCAAACGCCTGTTCACGGCAAAGTTCGGCGGCTTGACGGGGGACAATTTCGGCGCTCTCCATGAGATAACAGAGAACGCCTTTCTGACGGTCGCGCTCCTATGGAAATAGGCTTTAGTCCTGTGATCATCCTTATCTTCTGCCTTGCCTTCTTCGTCGATCTCGCAATCGGTGACCCCCCTTCCCTTCCCCATCCGGTCAGGATCATAGGAAAAGGGATCTCAGGCATGGAACGCCTGCTCAAACGATCATCCGCCCCCAAAGAACAGGAAAGACTTGCCGGCTTTATGCTGGCGCTTGTCATCACACTCACGACCTTTCTCTGCGCCCTGCTCATCGAAAAATGGATCCTCTTTGCCTTGAAGGGCCTATTCAGGGTATTCGGTATCGCATTCCTCGTGTACCTTACGGCCACGACCCTTGCCACAAAGGAGCTCTTGAATTCGTCGCTCCTCGTCGTACAGGCGGTTGAAGAAGGTCATATGGAGAGGGCCCGGGAACACTTGAGCATGATTGTAGGCAGGGACGTGGACGCGCTCGACAGAGACGGGATCTTAAGGGCCGCTATCGAGACGGTGTCGGAGAACTTCTCCGACGGGGTCATCGCCCCCATGTTCTTCTTTGTGCTGGGGGGGATGCCACTCGCCCTCGCATACAAGGCCGTCAATACGCTCGATTCTATGGTGGGGTACAAGAATGAAACATACCGGCACCTTGGATGGGCATCGGCCCGTCTCGACGACCTTTGCAATTATGTGCCCGCACGGCTTTCCGCCATATTGATTGCTCTGGCAGCAGGCATTTATTTCCGCTCCAGGCAAAGGATAGGTGCATCGTTTAAGACCCTGTACCATGAAGGCAGGCATCATACCAGTCCCAATAGTGGCTACCCGGAGGCCGCGATCGCCGGAGCGCTTAAGGTAAGACTCGGAGGACCCTCCACGTATAACGGGGTTCTTGTTAAGAAGCCATACATCGGTTCCGGAGGTGAAACGGACTACCTGAAGGCTGCCCTGGACGCAATAACCATTGTAAGATATGGATCGTTCGGTGGCTTTTTTATTTCCCTTATTGTATTATGTGTATGGTGGGTTCTATGACAAACCATGGCGGTGATATATATAGCGTTATGGAGAGAAGGGGCTTTCCCCAGAGTGCGCTCATCGATTTCAGCGCCTCCATCAATCCCCTGGGAACCCCTCGCAACGTGATCCTCGAAATCAAGAAATGTTTGAAGAACCTCATCCACTATCCTGATATGAACGCAACGAGACTCAGAGAAAAGCTGGGGAATGCGTATGACATAGACCCCAAATCGATTCTCTGCGGAAACGGATGCACGGAATTGATTCACCTTGTTCCCCGAACCATGGGGTTCCATAAGGTGATGATTGTACAGCCCACATTCAGCGATTACGAGCGGGCCTGCAGGATCGCCCGGCCTGAATGCTCCGTCATGTACCATATACTCGAGCGCAAACGCAATTTTGACGTGGAGCCTCAATCGCTTATCGATGATGCCGCCACCGAGCGTGTGGAAGCGGTGTTTCTATGCAACCCCAACAACCCCACAGGCAGGCTTATCGACCACGACATGTTGCTGGACATTGCTCAGGAGATGCGGAAACGACAGATATACCTGATCGTCGATGAGTCCTTCATGGATTTTTCCGTGGGTCGCTCCGTGGCTCACGCCGTGGAAAAGAACCCCTATCTCATGGTCCTCAAATCGTTGACCAAGTTCTATGCCCTGGCCGGCCTTCGACTGGGCTACGGCATTTTTCCCATGCACATTGCGGCCATGTTGAGGGAAAACAAGGAACCCTGGACGGTCAATACGCTCGCACAAGCGGCAGGCGTCGTGGCCTTGGACGAGAATGATTACAGGGAGAGGACCAAGAAACTCATGAGCCGGCAGAGGGGGGTTTTTGAAAGGGGCTTTAGAGCTCTCGGCATCGAGTACGTGCCGTCGCTCGCTAATTACTTCCTTCTGTATATCCCGGACGCTCCTAAAATAGCTGAGCAGCTTGAAAGCAAGGGAATCTTGGTGCGGGGGTGCGCAAACTTCAAAGGCCTCGACCACAGGTACCTGCGCGTAGCCGTAAAATCACCCAAAGATAACAGGTCGCTTCTCACATCGCTCAAGGAATGTCTTGTTTAGCGAAAGCCCTACGAGGGTCTTTCTCGTCCGTCACGGGGAAACCCTTGACGAAGAAACAGGCAAGGTCTATAAAGGAACCATAGACATACCCCTATCCCGAAAAGGTATCGAGAGAATTGAGAAAGTTGCCGATTACCTGGCGCCCTATCCGCTCGCCGCTCTCTATACCTCGGCCCTTTCGCGCTGCATAGAAAGCGCAAGCATCATCGGCAGGCCCCACAAGCTCAGCGCACATATAGACGAGAGGTTTAACGAGCTTCATTTCGGCAAGTGGGAAGGCTTGAGCTTTCATGAGATCGAAAAGACATATCCGGTCCTATTCCCCCTCTGGCTAAAGGACCCTGTATCCAACACCCCTCCCGGGGGCGAAGCTTTGCTCGACGCACAGAAACGGGCCACCAAAGCCTTCGAAGAGATCGTGGACAGGCATAAAGGGGGGAGTATCGCGATCGTCTGCCACGCAGGCATATTGAAGATTATTATCTCGACGCTTCTCAACCTGAGTTTGACCGCCCTCTATAAACTCTCCCAGGATTACGGCTGCGTGGACATCATCGACATGTATGATGATAATAGCGGCGTCATAAAGCTCCTCAACTATACAGTCTAACCACGACAGTTCAACGGGAACTCAACAATTCAAGTTCCATTTTCAGCTTTTCTTCGCGTGCGGACATGGCCGCAACAGGGGGTTTCATGAGAAAAAATTCTATTGTATGCAACGGTTTGATCGTGCTATATAAAACAGAACCTATGCCGACGTAGCTCAGAGGTAGAGCAGCTCACTCGTAATGAGCAGGTCGTGAGTTCAATTCTCACCGTCGGCTTTTTTACTACTCTCATTTCAGTTCTATGCCGCTTCTAAGAACAAAACGCTTAATGCGCTCGAAAGCCACCTACGAGTGGCCTTTTCTGGTCTCCCTAGCATGGGCATTCTCATTCGACAATCGCACGTGCGATATGCGCATGTTCACACGCATAGTGGGCATCGGTTCGCCCTTCGAAGTAACGTTGCTGAACCTCCGATGGGCCTAAGTCCTCGGCAACGCGTAAATGGAGTGGTTTAAGATCGGCTGCAAGCTCGTCAGGTTCAAATGCGCACTTCATAGGTTCGCCCCTCTTCCGGGCTCCAGTCAATAGAACACGTACCCGCCGAGCCACGCGGTAGGGCCGAAATATATCCGTGTCTAAGTAATCAAAAACGATGACGCTGCCTGCACTCGTGGCCTCAGTAACGGTACGGAAAGTCGCGAATACCTCCTCTCGCTCAAGATAATAGGTAACCCCGAGCCAGCTAAAGAGGCTTAATGCCTTGGGATCAAACGATGACCTTCTGAGTGCGTCCATAAGATTGTCTTGAGCAAAATCCATCGGAACGAAATGCAATTGCGCCGGGGCTTGCCAGCCCAACTCGGCAAGACGGTGACGTTTGAAGGCTTGCATAGAAGGATAGTCGACCTCAAAGACCTGAAGACGGTCCACTAACTCCGGGTGCCGAAAAGCAAAAGTATCCAATCCGGCGCCGAGAATTACATACTGGGTCACGCCCTGATTGATAGCCTCCATAAGTTTGTCCTCGGTATACCGTGCCCGACTCAAAATAAGCGCTGAGGGATACATACCCTGCATGATCCACGTCACGGCATTGTGCCGGTCCGTAAATGATGCGGCGCGAGCTGGCTCCATAAACTGAAGGGCCGCCATAAGGTGGCCTAACGATTGGTCGTATTCTGCTCGGTCCTCGTCAGTTATGATCTGCGGTGCAAGGTAGTCATCAAAGACTTTAGGATTATCGTTCATAACATGGTGGGCACGAGCATAGGCACACCACCGGGCCGTATAACTCACCTGGTTCTCTTTCATTGATAACCCTCGCCGTTGGGCGGCCGCTGCGCGTTCCGGCTGATCTCTTTCCCGCACTCACCGCAGACTTTCAGTGCCATATTTCCCCCAATACTTTTCCTCAATCCT belongs to Syntrophorhabdaceae bacterium and includes:
- a CDS encoding chemotaxis protein CheX translates to MDVKYINPFIMAAQSVFKTMLNLDVSLNKPVLKTERTTSGDVTGIMGLVGDKKGTITISFREKGAMFVFQTLVGDECSSVTPDVVDAIGELTNIISGQARKEFEKAGINLKASIPMVVVGKNVEMNFITTIPIVQLSFGFSLKNGDPEVMFLDFSFE
- a CDS encoding response regulator, with product MKVLVVDDFATMRKIIKNVLKQINLDNVLEAENGKHALTILKSDSVDLIISDWIMPEMTGIEFLKACKSDEAIKKIPFIMVTAEAQKDNIMEAIKSGVDNYIVKPFTPDKLREAIDKAKAKVGK
- the purM gene encoding phosphoribosylformylglycinamidine cyclo-ligase is translated as MKSITYKDSGVDIKKADNLLDDIKTKIQGTFTPHVLNNIGAFAALTEVPKEYENPVMVSSTDGVGTKLKIAFMSGKHSTVGIDLVGMSVNDILTLGARPLFFLDYYASGRIEDRVYKEVISGICDGCLMAGCALIGGETAEMPSFYQDGEYDLAGFAVGMVDKNKIIDGSSIEKGDVLVGLASNGLHSNGYSLVRKVLFDVHKLDIHAGWEGADTALYEELLMPTRIYVKPVLDVLARFKVKGMVHITGGGLPGNIKRVIPQGLAALIHVSPDSIPHIFRFIMKLGNIDFQEMCSTFNMGCGYVLVVGKDEAESMIARFNELGEQAYLLGHIEQSKDGDKVRIID
- the cobU gene encoding bifunctional adenosylcobinamide kinase/adenosylcobinamide-phosphate guanylyltransferase, whose translation is MKKIVLILGGAASGKSTFGLAQASQVAGQKAFIATAQALDKEMLVKIERHKQERGREWDTYEEPVRIADLVGRIGELYEVTLIDCLTLWTSNIMHAGFDLKDEVEGLVHAITKKSSHLNYIISNEVGMGLVPETPLGRAYRENLGFVNRRVASVATEVYLLAAGIPIKIKETEE
- the cobT gene encoding nicotinate-nucleotide--dimethylbenzimidazole phosphoribosyltransferase: MKALRIEPVQSDLLNKAQQRLDNLTKPQGSLGRLEEFARTLVAITGTPLPSLLAKKAIFTFAADHGVVEEGVSLYPKEVTIQMVHNFLTGGAAINVLSRHAGIDEIVVDVGVDHDFGGEKDLLIRKVVRGTKNMAKGPAMTREEAEKSIDTGIDIALDYAGKGYQMFGTGEMGIGNTTPSSAIAAVLTDTAVSEVTGRGTGIPDETLALKIQVIERAIALNKPNRDDPIDVLAKVGGAEIGAIAGLILGAASRRIPVVVDGFISTAGALLAYCLNLATKDYMFGAHNSVEKGHIVMLKKIGLDPVLDLGMRLGEGTGAALAMFIIEAGLKIYREMATFDEAGVSRELT
- a CDS encoding adenosylcobinamide-GDP ribazoletransferase, whose protein sequence is MKALTAAFQFLTIVPVRTKKVPSEKDLVGSSVFFPFVGATQGLVLAICCLVFLKIFSPEIVAALVIIVYAVVTGAFHLDGLSDTFDALAVRSSGNVGSDRVKRLAVMKDSTTGAIGSVSLILCLLFKYLLLRETLAADHALHKYLVLFLTPVFSKWIMVRAMYRVKSARDDGIGRIFLAHVRLRHFVLATVVFLVIGLTAGLIWSHTVLTSFGRGIGSFALFFCLAVTVTLSVGFLFKRLFTAKFGGLTGDNFGALHEITENAFLTVALLWK
- the cbiB gene encoding adenosylcobinamide-phosphate synthase CbiB, which codes for MEIGFSPVIILIFCLAFFVDLAIGDPPSLPHPVRIIGKGISGMERLLKRSSAPKEQERLAGFMLALVITLTTFLCALLIEKWILFALKGLFRVFGIAFLVYLTATTLATKELLNSSLLVVQAVEEGHMERAREHLSMIVGRDVDALDRDGILRAAIETVSENFSDGVIAPMFFFVLGGMPLALAYKAVNTLDSMVGYKNETYRHLGWASARLDDLCNYVPARLSAILIALAAGIYFRSRQRIGASFKTLYHEGRHHTSPNSGYPEAAIAGALKVRLGGPSTYNGVLVKKPYIGSGGETDYLKAALDAITIVRYGSFGGFFISLIVLCVWWVL
- the cobD gene encoding threonine-phosphate decarboxylase CobD; the encoded protein is MTNHGGDIYSVMERRGFPQSALIDFSASINPLGTPRNVILEIKKCLKNLIHYPDMNATRLREKLGNAYDIDPKSILCGNGCTELIHLVPRTMGFHKVMIVQPTFSDYERACRIARPECSVMYHILERKRNFDVEPQSLIDDAATERVEAVFLCNPNNPTGRLIDHDMLLDIAQEMRKRQIYLIVDESFMDFSVGRSVAHAVEKNPYLMVLKSLTKFYALAGLRLGYGIFPMHIAAMLRENKEPWTVNTLAQAAGVVALDENDYRERTKKLMSRQRGVFERGFRALGIEYVPSLANYFLLYIPDAPKIAEQLESKGILVRGCANFKGLDHRYLRVAVKSPKDNRSLLTSLKECLV
- a CDS encoding histidine phosphatase family protein, producing the protein MFSESPTRVFLVRHGETLDEETGKVYKGTIDIPLSRKGIERIEKVADYLAPYPLAALYTSALSRCIESASIIGRPHKLSAHIDERFNELHFGKWEGLSFHEIEKTYPVLFPLWLKDPVSNTPPGGEALLDAQKRATKAFEEIVDRHKGGSIAIVCHAGILKIIISTLLNLSLTALYKLSQDYGCVDIIDMYDDNSGVIKLLNYTV
- a CDS encoding SAM-dependent methyltransferase; this translates as MKENQVSYTARWCAYARAHHVMNDNPKVFDDYLAPQIITDEDRAEYDQSLGHLMAALQFMEPARAASFTDRHNAVTWIMQGMYPSALILSRARYTEDKLMEAINQGVTQYVILGAGLDTFAFRHPELVDRLQVFEVDYPSMQAFKRHRLAELGWQAPAQLHFVPMDFAQDNLMDALRRSSFDPKALSLFSWLGVTYYLEREEVFATFRTVTEATSAGSVIVFDYLDTDIFRPYRVARRVRVLLTGARKRGEPMKCAFEPDELAADLKPLHLRVAEDLGPSEVQQRYFEGRTDAHYACEHAHIARAIVE